A window of Leptospira brenneri contains these coding sequences:
- the rpmD gene encoding 50S ribosomal protein L30 — MEEVIVTQERSSIGIIPIHKKTLIALGLKKKGQSKKHKMTPQLKGMLRQVGYLLKVEKV, encoded by the coding sequence ATGGAAGAAGTGATCGTAACGCAAGAAAGAAGTTCTATTGGAATCATTCCGATTCACAAAAAAACTCTGATTGCACTCGGCCTTAAAAAGAAAGGTCAATCCAAGAAACACAAAATGACTCCCCAATTGAAAGGGATGTTACGACAAGTAGGTTACTTGTTGAAAGTGGAAAAGGTATAA
- the secY gene encoding preprotein translocase subunit SecY, translated as MFQTIANIFRIPELRSKILFTIGMLLLFRMGTHVTIPGINSLIVTGITADPSEGFLGMVDLFAGGALLKFSIFALGIMPYISSSIIMQLVMVLIPSLQKMQKEGEEGRKKIQQYTKYGTLILCAIQSLAVIQLANSWSTGSGTAQAKYPGLINPSVEGYFLPIAMLSITTGTVLLIWLGEQITERGIGNGISLIIFAGIIGRMPEALIAMFTSDTSDALSILILIIIFIVLISLTVILTQGVRRVPLNYGKQMVGRKMVQARSQSIPFKVNSANVMPIIFASSLILFPQTIVQWLSSKGGQWAGWAVIMDYFNPFSQIWYHALFYYVIYTSLIIFFAYFYTAIQFNPQELADNLKKYGGFIPGVRPGSQTKDMIEKILNRITLPGALFLAGLALAPYLIIKFLNLGSNTGGGTLVYTFGGTSLLIMVGVALETLKQIEAQLLMRNYEGFMKKTKIKGRV; from the coding sequence ATGTTTCAAACCATCGCTAACATCTTTCGAATCCCGGAATTAAGATCTAAAATCCTATTTACAATAGGTATGTTGTTACTTTTCAGAATGGGAACTCACGTAACCATTCCTGGTATCAATAGTTTGATTGTGACGGGCATTACTGCCGATCCGAGTGAAGGTTTCCTCGGAATGGTGGATTTGTTTGCTGGTGGTGCTCTTTTAAAATTTTCTATTTTTGCACTAGGAATTATGCCTTATATCTCTTCTTCCATCATTATGCAGCTAGTCATGGTTCTCATTCCTAGTTTGCAAAAAATGCAGAAAGAAGGGGAGGAAGGTAGAAAGAAGATCCAACAGTACACTAAGTATGGAACTCTTATCCTTTGTGCCATCCAATCTCTTGCTGTGATTCAATTGGCAAATTCTTGGTCTACTGGATCAGGAACGGCGCAAGCGAAATATCCTGGCCTCATCAATCCATCAGTAGAAGGATACTTTTTGCCGATAGCGATGTTATCCATCACTACAGGAACTGTTCTTCTTATTTGGCTAGGGGAACAAATCACAGAACGTGGGATTGGTAATGGGATCTCTCTCATCATCTTTGCTGGTATCATCGGTCGTATGCCAGAAGCACTCATTGCTATGTTTACTTCTGATACTTCGGATGCTCTCAGTATCCTGATTCTTATCATTATATTTATCGTATTAATTTCACTTACAGTGATTTTAACCCAAGGGGTTCGCCGGGTTCCATTAAACTATGGAAAACAAATGGTTGGCCGAAAAATGGTTCAGGCTCGTAGCCAATCCATCCCTTTTAAAGTGAACAGTGCAAACGTAATGCCTATTATCTTTGCATCCTCTTTGATTTTGTTTCCACAAACGATTGTTCAGTGGTTATCATCTAAGGGTGGTCAGTGGGCTGGTTGGGCAGTGATTATGGACTATTTTAATCCATTTTCACAAATCTGGTACCATGCATTATTTTATTATGTGATTTATACCTCTCTAATCATTTTCTTTGCTTATTTCTATACAGCGATTCAGTTCAACCCACAGGAGTTGGCTGATAACTTAAAGAAATATGGTGGGTTTATTCCTGGTGTTCGCCCTGGAAGCCAAACAAAAGATATGATTGAGAAGATCTTGAATCGAATCACCCTACCGGGTGCTCTTTTCCTTGCTGGTCTTGCTCTTGCTCCGTATTTAATCATAAAGTTTTTAAACCTCGGTTCGAACACCGGTGGGGGAACTTTAGTGTATACTTTCGGAGGAACTTCACTTCTCATTATGGTGGGTGTGGCTCTCGAAACTTTGAAACAAATCGAAGCCCAACTCCTCATGAGAAACTATGAAGGATTCATGAAAAAGACTAAAATCAAGGGAAGAGTGTAA
- a CDS encoding adenylate kinase, protein MKRLIFMGPPGAGKGTQADIIKEKYQIPQISTGDILRAAVKNGTPMGIEAKKYMDAGDLVPDAVVIGIIRDRLVESDCANGFILDGFPRTVEQAKALSEILKELRMELDSVVNLDVPDEELVKRLLGRAIKEGRSDDNEETIKNRLHTYNTKTLPLIDFYKGSGILRQINGLGSMEEITNTILKSIQ, encoded by the coding sequence ATGAAGAGACTCATATTTATGGGGCCCCCAGGCGCAGGCAAGGGGACCCAAGCTGACATCATCAAAGAGAAATACCAAATTCCACAGATCTCTACCGGAGATATTCTCCGCGCTGCCGTAAAAAACGGAACCCCTATGGGGATAGAAGCAAAAAAATATATGGACGCAGGGGACCTAGTTCCAGATGCTGTCGTTATCGGCATAATTCGCGACCGATTGGTCGAATCTGATTGTGCGAATGGATTCATTCTGGATGGATTTCCTAGGACGGTGGAGCAAGCAAAGGCTCTCTCGGAAATCCTCAAAGAGCTCCGCATGGAGCTCGACTCCGTTGTCAACCTAGACGTTCCTGACGAAGAACTCGTCAAACGGTTGCTAGGTAGAGCGATCAAAGAAGGACGCTCGGATGACAACGAAGAGACCATCAAAAACCGTCTGCATACTTACAACACCAAGACGTTGCCCCTAATTGACTTTTATAAAGGCTCTGGGATCCTTCGGCAAATCAATGGTTTGGGAAGTATGGAAGAAATCACTAACACTATTTTAAAATCGATCCAGTAG
- the rplO gene encoding 50S ribosomal protein L15: MAQDRIEQGRGFGAKRPKKSTSLGNKNLVPVPEGAKTSPKRVGQGPGSGMGKTSTRGSKGQRARAASMRRGFEGGQLPLHRRLPKRGFTNIFSVEFQPVNLISLAKAGLSGEVTPAILKAKSLIKSEVGPIKLLGTGEVTSAITITVDAFSASAKEKIEKAGGKVIIREKKKEEKKN, encoded by the coding sequence ATGGCACAAGATAGAATTGAACAAGGTCGTGGATTTGGGGCAAAACGTCCCAAAAAATCCACTTCTCTCGGAAACAAAAACTTGGTTCCAGTTCCGGAAGGTGCTAAAACCTCTCCGAAACGTGTGGGTCAAGGTCCAGGGTCCGGAATGGGAAAAACTTCCACTCGTGGTTCCAAAGGACAAAGAGCTCGTGCAGCTTCGATGAGACGTGGATTCGAAGGTGGACAGCTCCCTCTCCACAGACGTTTGCCAAAACGTGGTTTTACAAATATTTTCTCAGTAGAGTTCCAACCAGTAAACTTGATCTCTTTAGCAAAAGCAGGTCTTTCTGGGGAAGTAACTCCTGCCATTCTTAAAGCCAAGTCTTTGATTAAGTCCGAAGTCGGACCAATCAAATTACTCGGAACTGGAGAAGTGACAAGTGCCATTACCATTACGGTAGATGCTTTTTCTGCCTCTGCAAAAGAGAAAATTGAAAAAGCGGGTGGAAAAGTCATCATTAGAGAAAAGAAAAAAGAAGAGAAAAAAAACTAG
- the infA gene encoding translation initiation factor IF-1 has translation MAKEEAITIDGTVLEPLPNAMFRVELENGHKVLAHISGKMRMHYIRILPGDKVTVELSPYDLTKGRITYRKK, from the coding sequence CTGGCTAAGGAAGAAGCAATAACTATTGACGGAACCGTTTTAGAACCGTTACCGAATGCTATGTTCCGTGTGGAACTAGAGAATGGTCACAAAGTTTTAGCACATATTTCGGGAAAAATGCGTATGCATTATATCCGTATTTTACCCGGCGATAAAGTTACTGTAGAACTTTCTCCTTATGACCTAACTAAGGGTCGCATCACTTACAGAAAGAAATAG
- a CDS encoding PAS domain-containing sensor histidine kinase: MTPQLSISDSIWHTAFSSSPIGMALTDMQTGLYVDANDVYCAWLGRTREEVIGKSTLDLGIYSNANDREIILEGLKRDGHVLNREVSLITKTGATVVILFSGRIVENGKYLLSAGQNITALKEKEYLASVLQSELVISKELFESVFRLNPAAVSLSNAETGKYDDINEAYCRLIGYDRDEIIGKTSHELNIWITKLDRARLLAEVQKKGWSTGMEASVRTKTGEIRHVVSGNTIINNHGRPTLLAILIDITESKQSKEALEFAVKERTKELNRILEDLQKTQDQLILAEKMATLGQLVASVAHEINNPLAAISAFSEQIFNRMGNFGNRLFQIKECFSKHSEKDINEIISWVIELFTFKPKSYGFMEARKAKKNLESIFIRLEIEPAYDLADRIVDLGVPDFFLENEKFLLHFQSSTLLDLVLSELNTLRSIESIRLAVERTSKIVYSLKNYGRYDRHEAKTPINLVDTIETVLTLYQSKMKSGVECVRFYNAEPTIAGYPDELIQIWTNLIYNALQAMAFKGTLTIQVDELETEVSVRIKDSGPGIPIGIQKRIFEPFYTTKEKGEGTGLGLGIVKQSVEERHQGRIQFQSEPGNTEFEVRLPKS, translated from the coding sequence ATGACTCCCCAGCTTTCTATCTCCGATTCGATATGGCATACGGCATTTAGTTCTAGTCCCATTGGGATGGCACTTACTGATATGCAAACGGGATTGTACGTAGATGCAAACGATGTGTATTGTGCTTGGCTTGGCCGGACAAGAGAGGAGGTGATTGGAAAGTCCACTCTCGATTTAGGGATATATTCTAATGCAAATGATCGTGAAATTATTTTAGAGGGATTAAAAAGAGACGGTCATGTTTTGAACAGAGAGGTTTCTCTCATCACTAAAACCGGGGCTACAGTAGTTATCCTTTTTAGTGGTCGGATTGTAGAAAATGGGAAGTATCTACTCTCTGCTGGACAAAATATAACGGCACTGAAGGAGAAAGAATACCTAGCGAGTGTTTTGCAGAGTGAACTTGTGATTAGCAAGGAGCTTTTTGAAAGTGTGTTTCGATTGAATCCTGCTGCCGTCAGTCTTTCCAATGCAGAAACTGGAAAATACGATGATATCAATGAAGCTTACTGTCGTTTGATTGGATACGATAGAGACGAAATCATTGGAAAGACCTCTCATGAATTAAATATTTGGATTACCAAACTCGACCGGGCGCGCCTTCTTGCAGAGGTCCAAAAAAAAGGTTGGAGCACTGGTATGGAGGCAAGTGTTCGAACCAAAACGGGAGAAATTCGTCACGTGGTTTCGGGTAATACCATTATCAATAATCATGGAAGGCCTACCTTACTTGCCATTCTGATTGATATTACCGAATCCAAACAAAGTAAAGAAGCTCTTGAATTTGCGGTTAAAGAAAGAACAAAAGAACTGAATCGGATTTTGGAAGACCTACAAAAAACCCAAGACCAATTGATTTTAGCAGAGAAAATGGCAACACTCGGCCAGTTAGTCGCAAGTGTGGCTCATGAAATTAATAATCCTTTGGCGGCCATTTCTGCTTTTAGTGAACAAATTTTTAACCGTATGGGAAATTTCGGAAATCGTTTGTTCCAAATCAAAGAGTGTTTTTCAAAACATTCAGAGAAAGATATCAATGAAATTATTTCTTGGGTGATTGAATTATTCACATTCAAACCGAAATCTTACGGGTTTATGGAAGCACGTAAGGCAAAAAAGAATTTGGAATCTATTTTTATCCGACTTGAGATTGAACCGGCTTATGATCTAGCCGATCGAATTGTGGATCTTGGTGTGCCTGATTTTTTTCTAGAGAATGAAAAATTTTTATTACATTTCCAATCCTCTACCTTATTAGATTTAGTACTTTCTGAACTGAATACTTTACGCAGTATTGAATCCATTCGTTTAGCTGTGGAGAGAACATCCAAAATTGTTTATAGTTTAAAAAACTATGGACGGTATGACCGACATGAAGCAAAAACTCCCATCAATTTAGTCGATACAATTGAAACGGTTTTAACCTTGTATCAAAGTAAAATGAAATCGGGAGTCGAATGCGTCCGTTTCTACAATGCAGAACCGACGATTGCTGGTTATCCAGATGAGCTCATTCAAATTTGGACAAATCTCATTTATAATGCCTTACAAGCTATGGCCTTTAAAGGGACACTTACCATTCAAGTGGATGAGTTAGAAACAGAAGTGTCCGTTCGAATCAAAGATAGTGGCCCTGGAATTCCCATTGGCATCCAGAAGAGAATTTTTGAGCCGTTTTATACAACGAAGGAAAAGGGGGAAGGAACTGGTCTTGGACTTGGGATAGTGAAACAATCTGTGGAAGAAAGACATCAGGGCCGGATCCAATTCCAATCGGAACCCGGCAATACTGAATTTGAAGTAAGGCTTCCTAAATCCTAG
- the rpsK gene encoding 30S ribosomal protein S11 codes for MAEKDAKNKKDTKKVKKKEKKNVPRGKVYIQASFNNTIVSITDMAGNVLSWSSSGMMGFRGSKKSTPYAAQVAATNAAEKAIEAAGLSEVDVMVSGPGIGRESAIRSLTTKGISIKLIKDVTPLPHNGCRPRKRRRV; via the coding sequence ATGGCTGAAAAAGACGCTAAAAATAAAAAAGATACCAAAAAGGTTAAGAAAAAAGAAAAGAAAAACGTTCCTCGAGGTAAGGTTTATATCCAAGCTTCGTTTAACAATACAATCGTATCGATTACCGATATGGCTGGAAACGTTCTTTCTTGGTCCTCTTCCGGAATGATGGGATTTCGTGGTTCTAAAAAATCCACTCCGTATGCGGCACAAGTTGCAGCTACTAATGCAGCAGAAAAAGCAATCGAAGCTGCTGGTCTTTCTGAAGTAGATGTAATGGTTTCTGGTCCAGGAATTGGACGTGAATCTGCCATTCGTTCCTTAACGACTAAAGGCATTTCAATTAAACTCATTAAAGACGTAACTCCGCTCCCGCACAATGGGTGCCGACCACGAAAAAGAAGAAGGGTGTAG
- the rpsD gene encoding 30S ribosomal protein S4, protein MARYRGPVVKLMRREGLNLFLKNSHTLHKEKSSLEKRKYPPGLPPKKKGKVTEYGAQLREKQKVKRAYGVLEKQFRRYFEEASHTPGIPGENLLQFLERRLDNVLYRMGFAVTRRQARNFVAHRHILVNGHRVDICSYRVNVGDKIEIREKFQKSTFIEENIKLAQAINRTASWVSVDYTKFSGEVTSLPTREHIDIPVKEQVIVELYSK, encoded by the coding sequence ATGGCACGTTACCGAGGTCCAGTTGTTAAATTGATGAGAAGAGAGGGGCTTAACCTCTTTCTCAAAAATAGTCATACATTACATAAAGAGAAATCTTCCCTAGAAAAGAGAAAATACCCACCAGGTCTTCCTCCTAAGAAAAAAGGGAAGGTAACAGAATACGGAGCACAGCTTCGTGAAAAACAAAAAGTAAAACGCGCTTATGGTGTTTTAGAAAAACAATTCCGTAGATACTTTGAAGAAGCATCTCACACTCCAGGGATTCCTGGTGAGAACTTACTCCAATTCCTTGAAAGAAGATTGGATAACGTTCTTTATCGTATGGGATTTGCTGTTACTAGAAGACAAGCTCGTAACTTTGTGGCTCACAGACATATTTTAGTCAATGGCCACCGAGTGGACATTTGTTCTTATCGTGTGAATGTTGGTGATAAAATCGAAATTCGTGAGAAATTCCAAAAATCCACGTTTATCGAGGAAAATATCAAACTTGCTCAAGCAATCAATCGAACTGCTTCTTGGGTGAGCGTAGATTATACCAAGTTCTCAGGAGAAGTGACTTCACTTCCAACAAGAGAGCATATTGATATTCCTGTGAAAGAACAGGTAATCGTAGAGTTGTACTCGAAGTAA
- a CDS encoding 1-acyl-sn-glycerol-3-phosphate acyltransferase, whose product MTEKEATLGRWHKEFFENIHLFVKSGLTESEAKSILEEFLVLSQSTPKPKVMDIFQEPERLEEIGVYTDIRTQPRDFMLKFLDPIMKKFKVEGTENLKLLDGIIGKYPVTLISNHLSHLDAPAIFTLLYNSGPEGRKIAESLVFIAGRLAFEPDFTRLGLYMFGTLLVCSKKDMADNPSLSDVMTKINMRAFRNSQKLQSDGKVISIFPEGTRSRDGRLMPFVDTVYHYVANKVILPISLEGTEKILPIEGLLFNQAVGKLVIGKPVLVGELTKKEMESFPSHIEQVSFPGTGDKKQFIIDNLALLVGSNLNKHKHGTYRNLYKGDVRETNQLITLAKKPEEHVVIIGSSNMSVAFACVMANKNVKVTIYTPDSEIVKQSNEEKRDIVHYPIYKLPPNIEFSDKPEVMESATLFIQGTNPWEFDAIYSKIRTYLQKNKSPMVNVIKGFTGSKKGLILEDLNELLLIERERLAVVSGACYPDQIMERKISGFEISAFEDSLIPKLKDLLSNNYVFTRTAINSRDTKGVQLGGALKTVYALAMGLVEGYFKRELGGNVDNTLFHLSNRFFNEMVSIGVLLGGDPTTFNGLSGMTDFMLACFGSDTRDRKYGYDLAYGTRPEKITNGFYGLKVLPNLIQLDEKRHPIVTAAYRTVIQNEDFDLIAEKLQMQLARI is encoded by the coding sequence ATGACAGAAAAAGAAGCCACTTTGGGACGCTGGCATAAAGAATTTTTTGAGAACATTCACCTATTTGTAAAATCGGGTCTTACCGAATCCGAAGCAAAGTCCATTTTAGAAGAGTTTTTAGTTCTTTCACAAAGTACACCTAAACCGAAGGTCATGGACATCTTCCAAGAACCAGAACGCCTGGAAGAAATCGGAGTCTATACTGACATCCGCACCCAACCTCGCGACTTTATGTTGAAGTTTCTCGATCCGATCATGAAGAAATTCAAAGTCGAAGGAACAGAAAATTTAAAACTCCTAGATGGAATCATTGGTAAATATCCTGTCACTTTAATTTCCAACCACCTCAGTCATTTGGACGCCCCGGCGATCTTTACACTATTGTACAATTCTGGACCAGAAGGGAGAAAGATTGCAGAGTCCCTAGTATTTATCGCAGGAAGGCTTGCTTTTGAACCAGATTTCACAAGGCTCGGGCTGTATATGTTTGGAACTCTCCTTGTTTGTTCCAAAAAGGATATGGCAGATAACCCTTCCCTATCTGACGTGATGACCAAAATCAATATGAGAGCTTTTCGTAATTCCCAGAAATTACAATCAGATGGAAAAGTGATTTCTATCTTTCCGGAAGGCACACGGTCTCGCGATGGAAGGCTTATGCCTTTTGTGGACACAGTGTATCACTATGTTGCCAATAAAGTGATTTTACCCATCTCCCTTGAAGGAACAGAAAAAATCCTACCGATCGAGGGTTTACTCTTCAACCAAGCTGTTGGAAAACTTGTCATCGGCAAACCAGTGCTTGTTGGTGAACTTACAAAAAAAGAAATGGAATCGTTTCCATCTCATATCGAACAAGTTTCCTTCCCCGGAACTGGTGACAAAAAACAGTTTATCATTGATAACCTCGCTCTTCTTGTCGGAAGCAATTTAAATAAACACAAACATGGAACCTATCGTAATCTTTACAAAGGTGATGTGAGGGAAACTAACCAACTCATCACTCTGGCAAAAAAACCAGAAGAACATGTGGTCATCATCGGATCGTCGAATATGTCGGTGGCTTTTGCTTGTGTGATGGCAAACAAAAATGTAAAAGTTACAATTTACACTCCTGATTCAGAAATTGTAAAACAAAGTAATGAAGAAAAACGAGATATTGTCCATTATCCAATTTACAAACTTCCACCAAATATTGAATTTTCGGACAAACCAGAAGTAATGGAATCGGCAACTCTTTTTATCCAAGGAACCAACCCTTGGGAATTTGATGCTATTTATTCAAAAATCAGAACCTATCTGCAAAAAAATAAATCTCCTATGGTCAATGTGATCAAAGGATTTACCGGTTCCAAAAAAGGACTGATCCTGGAAGATCTCAACGAACTACTACTAATTGAAAGAGAAAGATTAGCCGTAGTTTCCGGAGCCTGTTACCCGGACCAAATTATGGAAAGAAAAATTTCAGGATTCGAAATTTCTGCCTTTGAGGACTCTCTCATTCCAAAACTCAAAGACCTTCTTTCTAACAATTATGTGTTCACAAGAACGGCAATCAATTCCAGAGACACAAAAGGTGTCCAACTGGGTGGAGCATTAAAAACCGTTTACGCCCTTGCCATGGGACTAGTGGAAGGTTACTTTAAACGAGAATTAGGTGGCAATGTTGACAACACTCTCTTTCACTTGAGTAATCGTTTTTTCAATGAAATGGTTTCTATTGGAGTTTTACTTGGTGGAGATCCCACCACGTTTAATGGTTTATCCGGAATGACTGACTTTATGTTGGCCTGCTTCGGATCCGATACAAGAGATAGAAAGTATGGATATGACCTTGCTTACGGAACAAGGCCAGAAAAAATTACGAACGGATTCTATGGACTAAAGGTATTACCAAACCTCATCCAACTCGATGAAAAAAGACACCCGATCGTTACGGCAGCCTATCGCACTGTCATTCAAAACGAAGATTTTGATTTGATCGCAGAAAAATTGCAGATGCAACTGGCTAGGATTTAG
- the rpsE gene encoding 30S ribosomal protein S5, which produces MLEEETKEFTEKVVKIDRVAKVVKGGRRFSFNALSVVGDSKGKVGIGFGKANEVPDAIRKSIESAKKNLKSIHYIGHTVPHDVVGQFKSARVILKPASPGTGIIAGASVRSVLERAGIQDVLTKSWGSSNPMNIVKATMDALQQLETPSMAVKRRGVSLKHLFGQDL; this is translated from the coding sequence ATGTTAGAAGAAGAAACAAAAGAATTTACTGAGAAGGTCGTAAAAATCGACCGAGTTGCCAAAGTAGTGAAGGGGGGACGTCGTTTCTCCTTCAACGCACTTTCTGTTGTAGGTGACTCTAAAGGAAAAGTAGGAATTGGATTTGGAAAAGCGAATGAAGTTCCAGATGCGATCCGAAAGTCCATTGAATCGGCAAAAAAGAATTTAAAATCCATTCACTATATCGGTCATACGGTTCCGCACGATGTAGTCGGACAGTTCAAATCCGCTCGTGTGATTTTGAAACCGGCTTCTCCAGGAACGGGGATCATCGCTGGAGCTTCTGTTCGTTCCGTATTGGAAAGAGCAGGAATTCAAGATGTTTTGACAAAGTCATGGGGTTCTTCAAACCCAATGAACATTGTGAAGGCGACAATGGATGCATTACAACAGTTGGAAACACCGTCAATGGCGGTGAAACGACGTGGTGTTAGTCTCAAACATTTGTTTGGGCAAGATCTATAA
- a CDS encoding DNA-directed RNA polymerase subunit alpha yields the protein MSPKNLLKGFKRPKKIEFTTDVNTPNYGKFVAEPFERGIGTTIGNSLRRTLMSSIEGAAISAIRIEGVSHEFSYIEGVAEDVTRIILNLKQVRIKYEPEDKEASKVIHLELKGAGYFRAADLAVDSSIEIMNPDLHIATLNEDANLIMDLEIQRGRGYVPAEDKKKDIEVLGTIPIDSIFSPIQKVLFEVSETRVAQRSDYEKLTMEVWTDGSVSPEDAVAQAAKILKDHLTVFINFEEEIEEEEEELDEADEKLKAALSKHVEELELSVRSTNVLRSLEIDFIGELVKRSEDEMTKSKHFSEQSLQELKAKLSSMGLSFGMRDF from the coding sequence TTGTCTCCAAAGAATTTATTAAAAGGTTTTAAAAGACCCAAAAAAATCGAATTCACAACTGATGTGAATACACCAAACTACGGTAAGTTTGTTGCAGAACCTTTCGAAAGAGGAATTGGTACAACGATCGGTAACTCCCTTCGTCGTACCCTCATGTCCTCCATTGAAGGAGCGGCAATTTCCGCGATTCGAATTGAAGGAGTCTCTCACGAGTTTTCCTATATCGAAGGTGTTGCGGAAGATGTAACTCGTATCATTCTTAACTTAAAACAAGTTCGAATCAAATACGAGCCTGAGGACAAAGAAGCAAGTAAAGTAATCCACTTAGAACTAAAAGGTGCTGGTTACTTTCGTGCGGCTGACTTAGCAGTAGATTCTTCTATTGAAATCATGAATCCGGATCTTCATATTGCAACTCTCAACGAGGATGCTAATTTGATTATGGACTTGGAAATCCAAAGAGGACGTGGATACGTTCCTGCTGAGGACAAAAAGAAAGATATCGAAGTATTGGGAACGATCCCAATCGATTCTATCTTTTCACCAATCCAAAAAGTATTGTTTGAAGTATCAGAAACTCGCGTTGCACAACGTTCTGATTACGAAAAACTTACTATGGAAGTTTGGACTGACGGTTCTGTTTCTCCAGAAGATGCAGTAGCACAAGCAGCAAAAATACTAAAAGACCATTTAACTGTTTTCATTAACTTTGAAGAAGAAATCGAAGAAGAAGAAGAAGAGTTGGATGAAGCTGATGAAAAACTAAAAGCAGCTTTATCTAAGCACGTTGAAGAATTAGAACTTTCTGTTCGTTCTACAAACGTTCTTCGTAGTTTGGAAATTGACTTCATTGGCGAACTCGTTAAGAGATCAGAAGACGAAATGACTAAATCAAAACATTTCAGCGAACAAAGTTTACAAGAGTTGAAAGCAAAACTTTCCTCTATGGGACTTTCTTTCGGTATGAGAGATTTTTAA
- the rpmJ gene encoding 50S ribosomal protein L36 — MKVRASVKKICPECKVIRRKGVIRVICTNPKHKQRQR; from the coding sequence ATGAAAGTTAGAGCATCAGTTAAAAAAATCTGTCCAGAGTGCAAAGTCATTCGCAGAAAAGGTGTAATCCGAGTGATTTGCACAAACCCTAAACACAAACAAAGGCAAAGATAG
- the rplQ gene encoding 50S ribosomal protein L17, with product MNKRNKVKQLNRSADHRKAMIQNMVISLLRHERIESSVAKLKVARSYAERIITRAKRNLDANLANLDEQKKNAAILHNTRYLYSHLGDQEIVNKLLKDLANRYAERVGGYTRIIRLVNRPSDNTAMGILELVDRKTQDELKAEVRAKREEKKPAKKEEKPKKAKKEKAATK from the coding sequence ATGAATAAACGTAATAAAGTTAAACAACTCAATAGATCCGCAGATCATAGAAAAGCTATGATCCAAAATATGGTAATCTCTCTCCTTCGCCACGAAAGAATTGAATCTTCCGTTGCGAAGTTGAAAGTTGCTCGTTCTTATGCAGAACGAATCATTACTAGAGCAAAACGTAATTTAGATGCGAACTTAGCAAATCTTGATGAACAAAAGAAAAATGCAGCCATTCTGCACAACACGAGATACCTTTATAGCCACCTTGGTGACCAAGAAATCGTGAATAAACTTTTGAAAGACCTTGCGAACCGTTATGCAGAAAGAGTGGGTGGTTATACAAGAATCATTCGTTTGGTAAACCGTCCTTCTGACAACACTGCAATGGGAATTTTGGAACTTGTAGATCGCAAAACTCAAGACGAGTTAAAAGCAGAAGTGCGAGCGAAACGCGAAGAGAAAAAACCTGCCAAAAAGGAAGAAAAACCTAAAAAAGCCAAAAAAGAAAAAGCAGCAACTAAATAA
- the rpsM gene encoding 30S ribosomal protein S13, which translates to MARIAGVDLPSNKRILIGLTYVFGIGKTSSQNILKKAGIDESIRVKDLSDEQEAAIRRVIEESYQVEGDLRSEVNLNIKRLMDVGCYRGFRHRRGLPVNGQRTRTNARTRKGVKKTVANKKKATK; encoded by the coding sequence ATGGCACGTATCGCGGGTGTTGATTTACCATCAAACAAAAGAATATTGATCGGTCTTACATACGTATTTGGTATTGGTAAGACGTCCTCTCAAAACATCCTGAAAAAAGCAGGAATTGACGAATCTATCCGGGTGAAGGACCTTTCGGACGAACAAGAAGCCGCGATCCGACGAGTCATTGAAGAATCATACCAGGTAGAAGGGGATCTTCGTTCCGAAGTCAACCTGAACATCAAACGATTGATGGACGTGGGTTGTTACAGAGGTTTCCGTCATAGACGTGGCCTTCCTGTTAACGGACAAAGAACAAGAACCAACGCAAGAACCCGCAAGGGAGTCAAGAAAACTGTAGCCAATAAGAAAAAGGCTACTAAGTAG